One Onychostoma macrolepis isolate SWU-2019 chromosome 10, ASM1243209v1, whole genome shotgun sequence genomic region harbors:
- the opn4xa gene encoding opsin 4xa isoform X1, which produces MNFMRSMKSGGALTSIFSVVVAGMEEPVDMDRGFFRKVDVPDHAHYIVAFFVAVIGAVGVIGNMLVMYAFFSNKKLRTPPNYFIMNLAVSDFLMAITQSPIFFVNCVYKEWVFGEMGCKMYAFCGALFGITSMINLLAISIDRYIVITKPLQAIGWTSGRRTLIIILLVWIYSLCWSLAPLIGWSSYIPEGLMTSCTWDYVTSTPANKSYTLMLCCFVFFIPLGIISYCYFFMFLAIRNASRDVEKLGSHVRKTALMQQQSIKTEWKLAKIAFVVIIVFVLSWSPYACVTLIAWAGYSHVLTPYSKAVPAVIAKASAIYNPFIYAIIRSKYRDTLAEKVPCLHFLAQSSRKDCISVSNSESSFKEPMLSRQSSGSKVKFQRVSSMSTADTVWSDVELDPVDRRTLRNSHSSNLLRDEEWKMQTKQGKTKNKRRPKENHTEEKPAATESGSLNDCGLDLVSESVNMATVPLLMAKNTPGEEQEEKEVCKEEQEDSNSLGPLSNGLAFYEDTQEPQIIISPTSEQTREDKLILDLKSLNCSSELLESVEKFLS; this is translated from the exons ATGAACTTTATGAGGTCAATGAAGTCAGGTGGAGCTTTAACGAGCATCTTCTCTGTCGTTGTGGCAGGTATGGAGGAGCCGGTGGACATGGACCGCGGCTTCTTCAGGAAAGTGGACGTTCCCGATCATGCACACTACATAGTGGCCTTCTTCGTGGCCGTCATTGGGGCTGTGGGAGTGATCGGAAACATGCTGGTCATGTACGCCTTCTTCAG TAACAAGAAACTACGGACGCCTCCGAACTACTTCATCATGAATCTGGCAGTGAGCGACTTCCTCATGGCCATCACTCAGTCACCCATCTTCTTCGTCAACTGCGTGTACAAGGAATGGGTGTTCGGTGAAATGG GGTGTAAGATGTACGCCTTCTGTGGCGCTCTGTTCGGAATCACATCCATGATCAACCTTCTGGCCATTTCCATCGACCGCTACATCGTGATCACCAAACCCCTGCAGGCCATCGGCTGGACGTCTGGACGCCGGACGCTCATCATCATCCTCCTGGTCTGGATCTACTCTCTGTGCTGGAGTCTGGCACCCCTTATAGGATGGA GTTCCTATATCCCAGAAGGCCTCATGACGTCCTGCACATGGGACTATGTGACGTCCACGCCGGCGAACAAGAGCTACACCTTGATGCtctgctgctttgtgttctTCATCCCTCTTGGAATCATCTCTTACTGCTACTTCTTCATGTTCCTCGCCATCCGGAACGCAAGCAG AGATGTGGAGAAGCTGGGCAGTCATGTGAGGAAGACAGCGCTCATGCAGCAGCAGTCCATAAAGACCGAGTGGAAGCTGGCGAAGATCGCGTTCGTGGTCATCATTGTGTTCGTCCTCTCCTGGTCTCCTTACGCCTGCGTCACTCTCATCGCCTGGGCAGG GTACAGCCATGTTCTCACGCCGTATTCCAAGGCAGTTCCTGCAGTGATTGCCAAAGCATCAGCCATTTACAATCCCTTCATCTACGCCATCATACGCTCCAAGTACAG AGACACGCTGGCTGAGAAGGTGCCGTGTCTGCATTTTCTGGCCCAGTCGTCACGGAAAGACTGCATCTCCGTGTCCAACAGCGAGTCTTCCTTCAAAGAGCCCATGCTCAGCCGACAGTCAtcagggtcaaaggtcaagtTCCAGCGAGTCTCCTCTATGTCCACCGCAGACACG GTCTGGAGTGATGTAGAATTAGATCCCGTGGACCGAAGGACTCTCAGAAACTCACATTCGTCCAATCTGCTGAGAGATGAAGAATGGAAGATGCAAACTAAACAGGGCAAGACGAAGAACAAGAGGCGACCGAAGGAAAACCACACTGAAGAGAAG CCTGCAGCCACAGAGAGCGGCTCTTTGAACGATTGCGGCCTTGACCTGGTGTCCGAGTCCGTTAACATGGCCACTGTTCCTCTTCTCATGGCCAAAAACACTCCAGGGGAGGAACAAGAGGAGAAGGAGGTGTGCAAGGAGGAACAAGAGGACAGTAATTCTCTCGGCCCCCTGAGCAACGGTCTGGCTTTTTACGAAGACACGCAGGAGCCACAAATCATTATCAGCCCCACGTCAGAGCAGACCAGAGAAGACAAATTAATACTGGACCTCAAGAGCCTGAACTGCTCCAGTGAGCTTCTGGAGTCTGTGGAGAAATTCCTCTCCTGA
- the opn4xa gene encoding opsin 4xa isoform X2, whose product MLHFYKSDEEINSSTSWMALCNKKLRTPPNYFIMNLAVSDFLMAITQSPIFFVNCVYKEWVFGEMGCKMYAFCGALFGITSMINLLAISIDRYIVITKPLQAIGWTSGRRTLIIILLVWIYSLCWSLAPLIGWSSYIPEGLMTSCTWDYVTSTPANKSYTLMLCCFVFFIPLGIISYCYFFMFLAIRNASRDVEKLGSHVRKTALMQQQSIKTEWKLAKIAFVVIIVFVLSWSPYACVTLIAWAGYSHVLTPYSKAVPAVIAKASAIYNPFIYAIIRSKYRDTLAEKVPCLHFLAQSSRKDCISVSNSESSFKEPMLSRQSSGSKVKFQRVSSMSTADTVWSDVELDPVDRRTLRNSHSSNLLRDEEWKMQTKQGKTKNKRRPKENHTEEKPAATESGSLNDCGLDLVSESVNMATVPLLMAKNTPGEEQEEKEVCKEEQEDSNSLGPLSNGLAFYEDTQEPQIIISPTSEQTREDKLILDLKSLNCSSELLESVEKFLS is encoded by the exons atgctacatttctacaaatctgatgaagaaataaactcatctacatcttggatggccttaTG TAACAAGAAACTACGGACGCCTCCGAACTACTTCATCATGAATCTGGCAGTGAGCGACTTCCTCATGGCCATCACTCAGTCACCCATCTTCTTCGTCAACTGCGTGTACAAGGAATGGGTGTTCGGTGAAATGG GGTGTAAGATGTACGCCTTCTGTGGCGCTCTGTTCGGAATCACATCCATGATCAACCTTCTGGCCATTTCCATCGACCGCTACATCGTGATCACCAAACCCCTGCAGGCCATCGGCTGGACGTCTGGACGCCGGACGCTCATCATCATCCTCCTGGTCTGGATCTACTCTCTGTGCTGGAGTCTGGCACCCCTTATAGGATGGA GTTCCTATATCCCAGAAGGCCTCATGACGTCCTGCACATGGGACTATGTGACGTCCACGCCGGCGAACAAGAGCTACACCTTGATGCtctgctgctttgtgttctTCATCCCTCTTGGAATCATCTCTTACTGCTACTTCTTCATGTTCCTCGCCATCCGGAACGCAAGCAG AGATGTGGAGAAGCTGGGCAGTCATGTGAGGAAGACAGCGCTCATGCAGCAGCAGTCCATAAAGACCGAGTGGAAGCTGGCGAAGATCGCGTTCGTGGTCATCATTGTGTTCGTCCTCTCCTGGTCTCCTTACGCCTGCGTCACTCTCATCGCCTGGGCAGG GTACAGCCATGTTCTCACGCCGTATTCCAAGGCAGTTCCTGCAGTGATTGCCAAAGCATCAGCCATTTACAATCCCTTCATCTACGCCATCATACGCTCCAAGTACAG AGACACGCTGGCTGAGAAGGTGCCGTGTCTGCATTTTCTGGCCCAGTCGTCACGGAAAGACTGCATCTCCGTGTCCAACAGCGAGTCTTCCTTCAAAGAGCCCATGCTCAGCCGACAGTCAtcagggtcaaaggtcaagtTCCAGCGAGTCTCCTCTATGTCCACCGCAGACACG GTCTGGAGTGATGTAGAATTAGATCCCGTGGACCGAAGGACTCTCAGAAACTCACATTCGTCCAATCTGCTGAGAGATGAAGAATGGAAGATGCAAACTAAACAGGGCAAGACGAAGAACAAGAGGCGACCGAAGGAAAACCACACTGAAGAGAAG CCTGCAGCCACAGAGAGCGGCTCTTTGAACGATTGCGGCCTTGACCTGGTGTCCGAGTCCGTTAACATGGCCACTGTTCCTCTTCTCATGGCCAAAAACACTCCAGGGGAGGAACAAGAGGAGAAGGAGGTGTGCAAGGAGGAACAAGAGGACAGTAATTCTCTCGGCCCCCTGAGCAACGGTCTGGCTTTTTACGAAGACACGCAGGAGCCACAAATCATTATCAGCCCCACGTCAGAGCAGACCAGAGAAGACAAATTAATACTGGACCTCAAGAGCCTGAACTGCTCCAGTGAGCTTCTGGAGTCTGTGGAGAAATTCCTCTCCTGA
- the opn4xa gene encoding opsin 4xa isoform X3, giving the protein MNFMRSMKSGGALTSIFSVVVAGMEEPVDMDRGFFRKVDVPDHAHYIVAFFVAVIGAVGVIGNMLVMYAFFSNKKLRTPPNYFIMNLAVSDFLMAITQSPIFFVNCVYKEWVFGEMGCKMYAFCGALFGITSMINLLAISIDRYIVITKPLQAIGWTSGRRTLIIILLVWIYSLCWSLAPLIGWSSYIPEGLMTSCTWDYVTSTPANKSYTLMLCCFVFFIPLGIISYCYFFMFLAIRNASRDVEKLGSHVRKTALMQQQSIKTEWKLAKIAFVVIIVFVLSWSPYACVTLIAWAGYSHVLTPYSKAVPAVIAKASAIYNPFIYAIIRSKYRDTLAEKVPCLHFLAQSSRKDCISVSNSESSFKEPMLSRQSSGSKVKFQRVSSMSTADTVWSDVELDPVDRRTLRNSHSSNLLRDEEWKMQTKQGKTKNKRRPKENHTEEKVSLQPQRAAL; this is encoded by the exons ATGAACTTTATGAGGTCAATGAAGTCAGGTGGAGCTTTAACGAGCATCTTCTCTGTCGTTGTGGCAGGTATGGAGGAGCCGGTGGACATGGACCGCGGCTTCTTCAGGAAAGTGGACGTTCCCGATCATGCACACTACATAGTGGCCTTCTTCGTGGCCGTCATTGGGGCTGTGGGAGTGATCGGAAACATGCTGGTCATGTACGCCTTCTTCAG TAACAAGAAACTACGGACGCCTCCGAACTACTTCATCATGAATCTGGCAGTGAGCGACTTCCTCATGGCCATCACTCAGTCACCCATCTTCTTCGTCAACTGCGTGTACAAGGAATGGGTGTTCGGTGAAATGG GGTGTAAGATGTACGCCTTCTGTGGCGCTCTGTTCGGAATCACATCCATGATCAACCTTCTGGCCATTTCCATCGACCGCTACATCGTGATCACCAAACCCCTGCAGGCCATCGGCTGGACGTCTGGACGCCGGACGCTCATCATCATCCTCCTGGTCTGGATCTACTCTCTGTGCTGGAGTCTGGCACCCCTTATAGGATGGA GTTCCTATATCCCAGAAGGCCTCATGACGTCCTGCACATGGGACTATGTGACGTCCACGCCGGCGAACAAGAGCTACACCTTGATGCtctgctgctttgtgttctTCATCCCTCTTGGAATCATCTCTTACTGCTACTTCTTCATGTTCCTCGCCATCCGGAACGCAAGCAG AGATGTGGAGAAGCTGGGCAGTCATGTGAGGAAGACAGCGCTCATGCAGCAGCAGTCCATAAAGACCGAGTGGAAGCTGGCGAAGATCGCGTTCGTGGTCATCATTGTGTTCGTCCTCTCCTGGTCTCCTTACGCCTGCGTCACTCTCATCGCCTGGGCAGG GTACAGCCATGTTCTCACGCCGTATTCCAAGGCAGTTCCTGCAGTGATTGCCAAAGCATCAGCCATTTACAATCCCTTCATCTACGCCATCATACGCTCCAAGTACAG AGACACGCTGGCTGAGAAGGTGCCGTGTCTGCATTTTCTGGCCCAGTCGTCACGGAAAGACTGCATCTCCGTGTCCAACAGCGAGTCTTCCTTCAAAGAGCCCATGCTCAGCCGACAGTCAtcagggtcaaaggtcaagtTCCAGCGAGTCTCCTCTATGTCCACCGCAGACACG GTCTGGAGTGATGTAGAATTAGATCCCGTGGACCGAAGGACTCTCAGAAACTCACATTCGTCCAATCTGCTGAGAGATGAAGAATGGAAGATGCAAACTAAACAGGGCAAGACGAAGAACAAGAGGCGACCGAAGGAAAACCACACTGAAGAGAAGGTAAG CCTGCAGCCACAGAGAGCGGCTCTTTGA